In the genome of Crassostrea angulata isolate pt1a10 chromosome 6, ASM2561291v2, whole genome shotgun sequence, the window AGTAAGTGCACATAAAATATTGTCTTTTGTGAAATGCCAGAAATTGACAATAACTATCAATGAcaaattttactaataaaatacatgtattatttctataaagtgaagtttttaaatgaataaccAGCACTCCACCCCCTACCCTCCACTCCTCCTCCCCTTTTGTATAGAACATACAGAGAACTTCAAATTGTGAGTGTTCCATTTCCAGACACTCAGTTGCAAATTCAAATTCAACACAATTTACAACATCTACATTCGGATATTATCAGtattataatgaattaaaaaaatctgttcttattcctttcaacattttttcacaatctaattttttttttattcccaaAAGCTCCCCTTTTACCATGAAGATTTCTCACAAACAAATACAATCATGTTGATTCATACTCAGTTTTCAGAATACTGGTACATGTTTAGATATAACCAATTTACCTATTGGATCTGAGGAGTCGGTAATAATGACGTCAAATTCTCCCTGATGCTTCTTCATGTATTCAAATCCATCACCAATATGCAGTGACAATTTTGAGCTCTCAAAACCAATGGCCATCTTTGGCAGATACTTTTTGGACACCTCAATAACTTTCTGTTAGGATTATAATATACAAGTCATTAGAGCCCAACAGACATTTCTGTACAACTATAGGTGTAAATGTACTAcatcaaaaacttttttatttgtcaATGTTCCACATTGTCTGTATcaggtactgtggaatcatcaatACTTGTGGAGGACCAGGGGTCGTGGCTTTCatgggtaacccttgcccatAAATTCACATCCCAATGAACATATATACAAGTATTTgttcaatatttaataaaactatTTCGATCTTGGtaccaacgaaattacgtccccacgaaccagaAAAATTTTGGCCAtccacgaacattgacccctacgaataaaaaatgattccacagtatattagATATAACACAATGGGTTAGGTATGTTAGACATCATCAGTTGTAGATGTTGATGAGTCTTACACTCACCTCATCAATTTCACACATCTCCACAGACTGGACCTCTGGGTGTTTGACCACCTCCCTCAGCACCCCACCGTCTCCTCCCCCAATAATCAGCACCTGATCAAATCAAGCAACAAGGTAATGACTGTCTGGAACTACTTTAGGCAAGAAGATTGCTGCATGTTCAACACTGAACCATTAGCAGCAGGTTTCAACAAAAGTGAGGTTTTCTTAACCTTAACCTACAGCACATTTCATAGAGCACACAGGACTTTTCCTGAATTCTCTAAGGGTCAGTCAAACCTACTAGTCCCTTCAAAAATGTTAGATCTTCAGTAACAGGCAATGCCTTCCATTAAGTAATCAAACCACATTTACCGGTACtaactttatatacatgtacatatacctttcttggATTTGGGTGACAGTTCAAGGGTAGATGGGCCAGCATCTCTTGGTATGAGAATTCATCTCTTTCTGTACACTGAATAACCCCATCTAAAACCAGCACATTTCCGTAAGTTTTACTGAAATGCAAGCAAATATTAAGTTTTGCTTTTACAATGGTATTAAATATGACATAGATTTATTTTACAtgaagaaccattttaacaagagcttggactttcggtagttgtgtcaaacagcaatgtgacgtaggcctgtctattttatTGCTTGCCACTCGGCTATGgcttttgaaatcaacaagatttgtgtGGCCTTTGAGCTAAGACGGTGTATGTTTCACTTGAAACctgcgtcattttaacttgttttaacGTAAGAAATATATAGTTCCGTCCTACTGAAAATCCAAggcctttttaaaaatttctatattatatatctcaaatgaaaaaaataacgttAATTTAACTTAGACTGTCTGAATGCCTGCAAAGCAGGTGTCAAATGAATTTATAATTGTAGTTTATTCCATCTGCTGACAGAAGGGATAATCCAAATTTGTaaattctatattaaaataatatcataGGGACATGTACTTTTCATTTATATCGATCATTATATATACCAGTAGTTTGTTCATCGGACATCCAAAAAAATGGGTGGGAGTTGGTGAGAGATTTAATTTCcagtataaattattttttttttgtaggcaATATTTTTAGgcagtatataaataaatttgtgcgcacaattatattttttctacttctttcttatttataaattaaaactttttaaaatgagaaaaatagaGCGGAAATAGAACAGAAAAAAGCCCAGGATTTCCTTGATGtaggaaatgaaaaataatattatttgtatagTTTCATTTAAATACCAGTGCGCGGGGTCCAATGAGTAAGtgattatattggtgtggccttagACATCAACCAATATATTATGTATTGTCCatataatataatttgaaaGCCCTTTGACAAACATTCAAATCAGGTAAAAGATCAAAGGCAAaggttaaatttctttgaaCATAGAAAAACATTGTATCTTCACATGCTTTTGGACACAACTGTGCTGTATACCTCCCATTtttctctgaaaataaaattgttgaggAAAAAAGGGGAGGGGGTACAGCATAGTTTTCTCCACAAACATCTGCCAGTGGGGATATCGTGAGATCTCTTCAAATTTCCACTTCTTTACACTTTCAGAAGTTGGCccaatttttgggagttgattttaatcaactctcctatgcagttactctggcaaaccggaagtgaaacagtatttggacctaagcacaaatcacctaagcacaaatcaccaccactgacaagacttagtactTTTAAGtacttgaaaataataaataaattctgAATGCATTCAGAAggattgtttttcaaagaatcttatttattaatacctgAAAATATAGTCAGACTTTAAATGGTACAAagaatttagatattttttgtagtcgtatgaattcctacgccagagttcaatatttcttggatacaattttccagaaatatttcgattactgatacattaTGCATTATAGAATTTGATGgcattaattctatctttaaatattacacaatatGATTCATAATGGGTTTTCCGTCTAGAGCTcagaatttttgtaaaatttgatggcattaattctatctttaaatattacacaacatgttTCATAATGGGTTTTTCCGTCTATAACTTGGAATTCTCGTCAGAAAAGCCTGATAATTCATACTAGAGAAAATTGTGTGTAATTCTTCAAATATAGCACTTAGAAACTACTTGCTATGCGAAATTGcctatttttgatttaaaaatgaagaataatcaataaaatcaactcccatcagttcttcagtacttagatttaaaatattaattgccacatgcataattatatttccataaaatgtgtattatttacattagaaaaaaatcataatataaattttttataaaccttttttcaaaaattggaatcaaaatcatgtttatttcgacaagaaataaaatttcattgatattttaaaatatttgaaataatttgaaacaaaaacaatttatcgATATATCTTAATCACTTTTCTTGATACCAAATACATAAACACATTAAACTATAATATGTCTACATACTTTAACACTTATATCTAACATCGATATTGGGCTATCGCACAAACAACAAGCATGATAGGTAATCAGCTGTTTGCGGCCATTTTTCCCCCGACACCGGCAACGTGGGAACTATTCGCGGCTCAGCAACGATGTGTTTTTACCTTTTGAAAACCAATACGTCCTGATACTTTGATCTTTCTTGAAATAATACATCTTCTACTTGAAGCGACATGGCTTGTCCAGGCCATAATTCACTGATTTCACTGAACCAACCGTCTTTGATTGTGTTCATGTTGATTTATTAATCACGTTTCGGGCTACTCGGGAATCTCGTTGTTTTAGCTAAATTGAAAGTAGCCACGAGGCTCTACGAAGGTTGTGGCAAGGTAGGTGGCAAGGATCCTACGGGTGTGTACATCCTGTCATgccgagtttaaaaaaaaaagggggggggggctagttgtttatttcttgatatataGATCTATGCattaacaaaagaaaagtaagttgtaatgttttaaattcaaaaactAAGAGGCTGGTCTAGTCCTATTAATTCCACGCTTTAGATATTTTGTTCATTGCATgaattaagtttaaaatattatcGTATTATTACtgatttaaagttaaaatttcacAGTACATTCAACTATAATTATACAATCACATTCGAAAATAACTGGAGGAGAAGGATATAAAATGTTGGCAGTATGAACAAAATTGCAGGTGAGCAAGTTAATTACAAACACAGGGGCCAAGCTTTGTTGCAGgtctgtaaaaagaaaaatcgGAATAGACGACCTGGGACGCGTACGTCCacccgaattttttcagaccgggtgCTACAGAACTACAGCTAGGACCAAGGTATAAAAACATAGTCCGAAATTTCTGACTAGGACAAGGCCCGTTTTGACCATGATGATTACATTGTCTTGATATTATGTCGGGTCAAAACAGGCTTAACTCCTGTACGTGGTAGCAGGGTTTAAGCTCAAGGTGCTAAGAATTCgcaagtgaaaaaaaatcccaaagaTATACGTTTACTTTTTACATGATAATGGTTTCCCTGCATGACAGACCTATCTATTGCTATAACGAATCGATTATTCATGGGAACTGGACGAAGGTCGCTGATGAGCTTCCAGGGATTTGTACgattatgtacaatgtatagCGTGCCTATTAGCGATAGATTTTTTTGTTTCCATCACTGTTCTTGCGTTAACTACGTCTGAGGTCTACGCCGTCAACCACGGCCAATAAGTATGATCCTCTCCCACCACCTGGAGCTATGCGGACTCCGGAATGTGGCTTAAGATGATGGAGGTGACAAAGTACTGAAGAAACAACCATCTCAGTGAATGGAAATGGCCTAGTATAAGCACTACTCTAGATAATCTATCGGAATTTCAATTTTTGAGCATGATTTATAATCAGGAAAAGGTCGGTTGACAAAAGTACTAGTAACCCTTCCACCCCAACATAAGGATAAGATAGTGCAAATGTCCATTTGGTTtagtcatattttaatttttcccaattagatatactagtacatgtaattgatagTTATAACACAGGTTTGCTAAAGCACTATTTTTAATTTGggcagttttgaatattttaacaaacgataagagagaaaaaattattgcgttAAGTTTTGGTGGTTTCAAACACGCAATCTAAAATATctagtcatacatgtataaggttgGTTCTCGAAGTAACTACTGAGCCATTTCAGCCACAataaatgcattgtttaaatgttatgtATGCGAATTTGGTAACGAATTGACGGACTTGTGTTACTTTCTAAAATGTTTAATACCAATAGTTTCAAATTACACTTTTAATGTAaggtgggtcatctctccacgtttttgttgattgaaatcgggtTGTTTTCCATTATACCTTAtgtagactatgacaaaaatatggatgacaaacccactctataaaagaaaaggcattgaaattttgttaaatgacactatttggaggtgtTGATACGCATatgccagtttaaatcaacatatATTCTAAATGTTGGACATACGGTATATTTAAGGGTTTCAAATCGAtgttatgtaaaatatacattgttttgaatgattaaaattatgaatatcaGATTTTTTAATATGCTAATTTTTCAGTGCCTTATCCGTCCTTACATAGGAATTTTTCCACCCATCTTCGTTTTCCAGGCTGAAagttttccagggggggtccgaggaaTATTTCagttttccagggggggggggtctggaccgcCCCCAACTCcttctagatccatgcatgccCTCTCCCCacattataattaacaaacaaGAAGGAAGAACAATACCGTATTTATTTCGTGAATATAGATAATGTACTTATGATAGGTTGTTGTCACGAGACTCCTGAAAGAGATTTGAATATCGGTCCACTCTGCTCCCAATAAATGCATGGAGCGGAGAGGACCAACACCCTTGGTCAACGAATATTACAAAGGCATAACAATTGTGTCACAATGGGTCTTAATTACGAAATCAAGAGACTTCAGAGTCACCGAACAGGTTATGGTGGCGTTTTGAGCggaatgaaatatttatcaacaaaacttTGAAAATCAATCAACATTTCAATCAAAAATTCGTTCCGTGCAAtaattattgtaatatattGATCTGTTAATTAcaaaagacgaatagggccacataaatATTATCTTGTGATTTATTTCGAGAAAAGATATCATAATTACGAAAAAAAGATCTCGATATTGCGAGTTAATGATCTGGTTATTCAAAGAAAAGATCTCATTATAATGAGTAAGTTATCTCATTAATACGAGAAAGGAATAatataaaatggtgcgtttctgGAAAGACCTCTAAGTCGATTGATTCACCCTTTTCAGTCTTTTTCCTTTCCTCCACATAAAATAATCGCgcatttgacattttatcttatatgaATAAGTGGAAAGGATTTCATGTCAATTTACTTTTCTACGTATATTATACAATCCCACTCCGAAATAATTAATCAAGGGTTGATGAAATAAATGTAGTTATCTGCAGTTATTTAGACACCTGTTTAAGATATAAAATATAGATTCTAAACTTTGATTACTATTTTtctgccaagttgtatgattgTACAAACGaaagtaaaatatgatattctAATTTTCTTTCGTCTTAATTTAATGACCATTTAATCTAATTTActtttgacaagtcgaaaaccagaaaagatcCTTCCTTAACTACCTTCAACCTCGGAAAATTTTGGACATGTcctccgagcttgccggaatgGCCCGAGAAGATACAATTTATACAAAACAGTACCCATGGTTCTCAATGGTTCTACTGatcttgaaatatttcaaatcgaaGTTGAGATTTCAGTAAATACAGAAGAATTAAAGAACAGTTTTAACTGAGCTACGCTATCGCCGATGTGAAGCCCACTCCAGATTCACagttatagctataaaaatagacccccaccccacccacAACCACTTTgacatgtcaacatatttatcttgtatgttaacaactaagttgcatgtcaacataaagaagttgcatgttaacataaataagttgcatgttgacatcaataggtagcggatctagcatcttggatgtcacatgttggcgatatttgagattttttataactattatttgattgcagtttttttgcatgtcaacatagttatgttgcatgtcttaactatcttgcatgtcaacatatttatcttgcatgtcgacgtAATTAGTAGAAAAATAagttgcacacaaggggcagagatatgccaccataataTGGTGAATAAAGTTGTTCAAGTACAGACACGCAAATCATTTTTAGAGGGCAGACTTATACGAATCATGACAAGCAAACATAAAAAAGGGAACCTCTTTTTAGCCAGTCTTCAAAATCCTTATGCAGGGAGTGGGGAATTTAAAGGGATTTTCTCTTAAAACGTTAATATaggtaataaacagcaatgttaaaaagttcacggggatatgaacttggttggtgcGTCATCAgatcttctgagaagccctttgggcttcacatgacttgatcacgtgaccaaccaagttcatatcccgatgaacattttaaattgctgtttatttcttaagtgTACTTTATTAATACTCATTTAAGAGATCACCTTTTCGAGAATTGCAATTTAAAATACGGCTGTTGTCTCTACTTTTAGAAACTGCTATAAAcgagtatatttacattttccagtgtctttccctgtgataacactacgtatcgattttgtattatataacccataatacacatgacgccaaattgaggcaccagaggggtttgcttatttatatttaaatatttaatcgtacgatggcttaaaattatataaatataagtaataaggaattattctttgaatattatgaggttataatttcggtcggggcgtgatcaaatctatcataaagcccttcgggctttattggatttgatcacgccccgaccgaaattatcacctcataatactcaaagaacgattccttattccttatatgaATGCTGGGACACTTATATGGAAAATCCAAGGAAAGTT includes:
- the LOC128189351 gene encoding spermidine synthase-like; protein product: MNTIKDGWFSEISELWPGQAMSLQVEDVLFQERSKYQDVLVFKSKTYGNVLVLDGVIQCTERDEFSYQEMLAHLPLNCHPNPRKVLIIGGGDGGVLREVVKHPEVQSVEMCEIDEKVIEVSKKYLPKMAIGFESSKLSLHIGDGFEYMKKHQGEFDVIITDSSDPIGPASSLFEKSYYELMKNALRPGGIVCCQGECLWLHIDLIKGMQDFCRGLYPVVDYAYTTIPTYPSGQIGFILCGLNSDANFKEPVRKFTIEEEIKLKLQYYNADVHRSAFVLPQFARKVLKGESVGNGPINSQ